In a single window of the Paenibacillus sp. MMS20-IR301 genome:
- a CDS encoding spore germination protein: MFSFFRRSKGSSGRVPQSPEGNAPELGTGLDQRLAWFQGRLDNCVDAVFRSFHGAGGQRYGLVFIGGMVDPELIQENLIEPISREEDRELLGEAPAVDFSRLLISACQLSVDPEVALRYVLEGAVLLIIDGDARMICYPFAKFEKRAVSEAQNEVVIRGSREAFVEEIRTNVTMLRRRIKSPELKIQSTRIGKHTKTEVLVIYMEGICRPELVEEVNHRLADIKIDGVLESSYLEEFIEDHPYSPFPQIQNTERPDTAAAALLEGRVIIFTDGTPIALIAPVTFPVFFQSPEDYYQRSYASTWIRWIRGLFMFISLLAPSFYIALTTYHPEMIPASLLFSIAAAREPVPFPALFEALIMEITFEGLREASIRIPSAIGQAVSILGTLVIGEAAVRAGIVSSPMVIIVSLTGISSFIVPSYSLGLTLRLIRFPIMILAGSFGLLGLSIGIYLVLLHLVVLTSFGVPYMAPIAPFKWKDIKDTLIRVPWRLMKTRPSVYGVEPTRRLRNLLHQEGDERD; encoded by the coding sequence ATGTTCTCATTTTTTCGCAGAAGCAAAGGGAGCAGCGGCAGGGTTCCACAAAGTCCAGAGGGCAACGCACCGGAGCTTGGAACCGGGCTTGACCAGCGGCTGGCCTGGTTCCAGGGCAGGCTGGACAATTGTGTGGATGCGGTATTCCGTTCGTTCCATGGGGCCGGGGGACAGAGGTACGGCCTGGTGTTTATCGGCGGGATGGTGGATCCTGAACTCATACAGGAGAATCTGATTGAACCGATCAGCCGGGAAGAAGACAGAGAGCTGCTCGGCGAAGCTCCGGCAGTGGATTTCAGCCGGCTGTTGATCAGTGCCTGCCAATTAAGCGTGGATCCGGAAGTGGCCTTGCGGTATGTGCTTGAAGGAGCGGTACTGCTGATTATAGACGGGGATGCCCGGATGATCTGTTATCCGTTCGCGAAGTTTGAGAAGCGGGCGGTCAGCGAGGCGCAGAACGAGGTGGTGATCCGGGGATCGCGCGAAGCCTTCGTGGAGGAAATCCGCACGAATGTAACCATGCTGCGGCGGCGGATCAAAAGCCCGGAGCTGAAGATTCAAAGCACCCGTATCGGGAAGCACACGAAGACCGAGGTGCTTGTCATTTATATGGAGGGCATCTGCAGGCCGGAGCTTGTGGAAGAAGTAAACCACCGGCTCGCGGATATAAAAATCGACGGAGTACTGGAAAGCAGCTATCTGGAAGAGTTTATTGAAGACCATCCTTACTCTCCTTTTCCGCAGATTCAGAATACGGAACGTCCGGACACGGCTGCTGCCGCACTGCTCGAAGGCAGGGTGATTATATTTACCGACGGGACGCCGATTGCCTTAATCGCTCCGGTCACTTTCCCGGTATTCTTTCAATCTCCCGAAGATTATTACCAGCGCTCCTATGCCTCTACATGGATTCGCTGGATCAGGGGATTATTCATGTTCATCTCCTTGCTGGCACCGTCGTTCTACATTGCCTTAACTACCTACCACCCGGAGATGATTCCGGCCAGCCTGCTGTTCAGTATTGCGGCTGCCCGTGAGCCGGTTCCGTTCCCTGCACTGTTTGAAGCGCTTATTATGGAGATCACATTCGAAGGCTTGCGGGAGGCCAGTATCCGCATTCCCTCCGCCATCGGTCAGGCAGTATCTATTCTGGGGACGCTTGTTATCGGAGAGGCGGCAGTGCGTGCGGGAATTGTCTCATCACCTATGGTCATCATTGTTTCACTGACAGGGATTTCTTCGTTCATTGTGCCCAGCTACAGCCTGGGATTAACGCTGCGCCTGATCCGTTTCCCGATCATGATTCTCGCCGGCAGCTTCGGACTTCTGGGGCTGTCCATCGGAATCTATCTGGTTCTTCTGCATTTGGTGGTGCTTACTTCCTTTGGCGTGCCTTACATGGCTCCGATTGCCCCGTTCAAATGGAAGGATATCAAGGACACCTTGATTCGCGTACCCTGGAGGTTGATGAAAACCCGCCCGTCTGTGTATGGGGTTGAGCCTACACGCCGTTTGAGAAATTTACTGCATCAAGAAGGGGATGAGCGGGATTGA
- a CDS encoding Ger(x)C family spore germination protein translates to MSSKSVRKRGILLVLLLTVQAQVLTGCWSRIEINDRLLVVALFIDQTENDRIQMTLGYAKPNQISSQSGGESPSQAAPYSTISGEGKNLSDAYRNIQTNISREIFWGQVKIIVVGERYARHGVERVFDFVNRKSSIPLKTYMLVAEGKARDVADFPTQIEKFPSEIFRELVTRKKIITGSVKHFLIAQEYGKGMILAFVGSNPDKKLGNQIKVLGAALFQDNVLKETMDIYKTRGAMWLRGNIKDAIITFNSPTDGELISCLVIEAKSKIIPHIKDDEIIFTQKLDIESVIDSSNSAIDYTDPEMMKRLEMLLSEEIAERIQLAFSTTRTAGADAFQFGSYIAWYYPKEWQRMNGDWSSIYKERVKLIVETKSVIRLLGAEKNSKG, encoded by the coding sequence TTGAGCTCCAAATCCGTCAGAAAAAGAGGAATTCTCTTGGTCCTGCTGCTGACTGTACAAGCTCAGGTCCTCACTGGCTGCTGGTCAAGAATCGAGATTAATGACCGTCTGCTGGTTGTTGCCCTGTTTATAGACCAGACGGAGAACGACAGGATCCAAATGACGCTGGGGTACGCCAAGCCGAATCAAATCTCCTCCCAATCCGGGGGGGAATCGCCCAGCCAGGCGGCTCCGTACTCTACCATAAGCGGAGAAGGGAAGAATTTATCCGATGCCTACCGCAATATCCAGACCAATATCTCGCGGGAAATTTTCTGGGGACAGGTGAAGATCATTGTGGTGGGGGAACGGTATGCCCGGCATGGTGTGGAGCGGGTATTTGATTTTGTAAACCGTAAATCGAGTATTCCGTTAAAAACCTACATGCTTGTTGCGGAAGGCAAAGCCAGGGATGTTGCTGACTTTCCCACGCAAATTGAAAAATTCCCAAGCGAAATTTTCCGGGAGCTGGTCACGCGCAAGAAAATTATCACGGGCAGTGTGAAGCATTTTCTGATTGCCCAGGAGTATGGCAAAGGGATGATTCTGGCCTTTGTCGGAAGCAATCCGGATAAGAAGCTGGGGAATCAGATTAAGGTTCTGGGCGCTGCCTTGTTTCAGGACAACGTGCTGAAGGAAACAATGGATATCTATAAGACCAGAGGTGCCATGTGGCTCCGGGGAAATATCAAGGATGCGATTATCACCTTCAATTCGCCTACAGACGGGGAGCTGATCAGCTGCCTCGTTATCGAAGCAAAGTCGAAGATCATCCCGCATATTAAAGACGATGAAATTATTTTCACGCAAAAGCTGGATATCGAAAGTGTGATAGACTCTTCCAATTCCGCTATAGATTATACTGACCCGGAAATGATGAAGCGGCTTGAGATGCTGCTCAGTGAGGAGATTGCTGAACGCATTCAGCTGGCATTCTCTACCACGCGGACAGCAGGGGCGGATGCTTTTCAATTCGGCTCTTACATAGCCTGGTATTACCCTAAGGAATGGCAGAGGATGAACGGGGACTGGAGCAGCATCTATAAGGAACGGGTGAAGCTTATCGTCGAGACCAAGTCGGTTATACGTCTGCTTGGAGCAGAAAAAAATAGCAAGGGATGA
- a CDS encoding endospore germination permease, translated as MNRISASQLVMMITIFLYSETAAFLMAPISKTASYSAVISMCLGGACGFVIILFSASLARNNPGEYFAVFGREIVGKWVHIPVMLLLAAYLIHRAAMGLRNIEDFLMVNHLPTTPETVIAILLGLAVALTVRAGIEAVARISEVIFFVNLIIIVGLTPLLLGIELQLPMVHAFVTNFDIVRTAAGTYQATPWFGDAFVILFIYPHFKEHIKTGRMVFWGVCFALTLILSYLIPSLLAFGPELAGNMSYPVMEYVRTLRIADFIETLDPFLTILYIPAVIIKISVLLYAAVISLTRLFALHDHKPLSFAITAIAVGYSIHFADNVSELLYFMTVFWPTYALSMQLIPAVYWLIAKLRGKGKAFSKEKEPQSQIK; from the coding sequence GTGAATCGTATATCTGCATCGCAATTAGTTATGATGATCACTATTTTTTTATATTCCGAGACGGCGGCTTTTTTGATGGCTCCGATTTCCAAGACGGCATCCTACAGCGCAGTGATTTCCATGTGTCTTGGCGGAGCCTGCGGCTTCGTGATTATTCTGTTTAGCGCGTCTCTGGCACGGAATAATCCGGGTGAATATTTTGCTGTTTTCGGGCGCGAAATTGTCGGCAAATGGGTGCATATTCCAGTGATGCTGCTCCTAGCCGCTTATCTGATTCACCGTGCGGCTATGGGCTTGCGCAATATTGAGGATTTCCTGATGGTGAATCATTTGCCGACTACACCGGAGACTGTAATTGCCATTCTGCTCGGCCTTGCCGTTGCCCTTACCGTGCGTGCCGGGATTGAAGCGGTTGCCAGAATCTCCGAGGTGATCTTTTTTGTGAATCTGATCATCATCGTTGGACTTACTCCACTGCTGCTCGGGATCGAGCTTCAACTGCCGATGGTTCACGCCTTTGTTACGAACTTTGATATTGTGCGTACAGCCGCAGGAACCTATCAGGCGACTCCGTGGTTTGGTGATGCGTTTGTGATTCTGTTTATCTACCCGCATTTTAAAGAACATATCAAAACAGGACGGATGGTGTTCTGGGGAGTGTGCTTCGCCCTTACGCTGATTTTGTCCTATCTGATTCCCAGCCTGCTTGCCTTTGGGCCTGAGCTTGCCGGTAACATGTCATATCCGGTAATGGAATATGTAAGAACGCTAAGAATCGCCGATTTCATTGAAACTTTAGACCCGTTCCTGACTATTCTATACATTCCTGCGGTGATTATAAAAATCAGCGTCCTTCTCTATGCAGCCGTAATCAGTCTAACCAGATTGTTTGCGCTGCATGATCATAAGCCGCTGTCTTTTGCCATTACTGCCATCGCCGTAGGGTATTCCATTCATTTTGCCGATAATGTGTCGGAGCTGCTGTATTTCATGACGGTGTTCTGGCCTACCTATGCGCTGAGTATGCAACTGATTCCTGCAGTATACTGGCTGATAGCGAAGCTGCGGGGTAAAGGGAAGGCATTTTCCAAGGAGAAGGAGCCTCAATCGCAAATAAAATGA
- a CDS encoding AraC family transcriptional regulator, which produces MNKYGYKKTIFNHLVLSYTILSVVLISAMGGYWYTQANRMMDQEIAKDSITRLNAVQTFIEQTLLKKYEDNLQNKALSINFIQSNANLSQLLYGGWKGKLSRVASFNNDLGFFKIENAGVTNVAVYFPGNDYVIDADKFYMNTANSPEAEYYWAIPQSPLKKWAVRTNADGEQVLSYVIKLPYQLPSVKAAGYFIVDVGVHYLQTIVAPMLSSPQDKLLVLDGANHVLFAAGGENSRIDELLQEALGSGSMQEKRIKEGGVPGVLSQLPSVHSAHGWTYATYRPTSTVELFTYHLKTGLFTASAVIILFGLMISFLFSKQLYVPIKQLMARIGSYQPAHSPHSRGNEYKIIGDTLSLMKDKIVDLESQARKNEIINLLLGVGQNEEQPDLVLPDTAYCAAYLQLTEGESEGLKARYELCSTLPGEFFTINAREAVILYYLEESQDCGLSVLVSDLQSLQRNSGEGLIFQAAIGRPVQTAEEIPGSYQTAQQAGRYHFIYGKHTVITYDKIHSLSAEPILFNFEHYRNALKAGDLKGVNEFLDGFVSALHKEEVQIDAAELAVFQLIAQLYQCVIELKLPQLLPYSNLFDELKKDTLHGTMSSIRTLCADIAERMNVEGNHAHAEVIRTIKAYISDHLHEDLSLQILSREVLLAPAYISSLFSEATKSPFTEYVTKLRLEKAAELLIADSRLSIAAIAEQVGYRNPQYFHSKFKARYGVTPVQYRKSHKEHGDWLALEN; this is translated from the coding sequence ATGAACAAATACGGTTATAAAAAAACCATATTCAATCACCTGGTTTTATCCTATACTATTCTTTCTGTCGTGCTGATCAGTGCAATGGGCGGCTATTGGTATACCCAGGCCAACCGGATGATGGATCAGGAAATTGCCAAGGACAGCATTACCAGGCTAAACGCCGTTCAGACCTTCATTGAACAAACGCTGCTCAAAAAATATGAGGATAATTTGCAGAATAAGGCTCTATCCATCAATTTTATTCAAAGCAATGCTAACCTGAGCCAGCTGCTGTATGGCGGCTGGAAAGGAAAACTGAGCCGGGTGGCTTCCTTTAATAATGACTTGGGATTTTTCAAAATTGAAAATGCGGGTGTCACCAATGTAGCGGTATATTTCCCAGGTAATGATTATGTGATCGATGCGGATAAATTCTATATGAACACTGCCAACTCACCGGAGGCGGAGTATTACTGGGCAATCCCGCAATCACCCCTGAAAAAATGGGCGGTCCGGACTAACGCAGACGGTGAACAGGTCCTCAGCTACGTGATTAAGCTTCCTTATCAATTGCCAAGCGTGAAGGCAGCGGGGTATTTCATAGTTGATGTAGGCGTGCACTATTTGCAGACGATTGTGGCTCCGATGCTCAGCTCGCCGCAGGATAAGCTGCTGGTATTAGACGGCGCCAATCATGTGCTGTTTGCAGCGGGCGGGGAGAACAGCAGGATCGATGAGCTTTTGCAGGAGGCACTTGGATCAGGGTCCATGCAGGAGAAGAGGATTAAGGAAGGCGGGGTGCCGGGAGTTCTGTCCCAGCTTCCGTCTGTTCATTCGGCTCATGGGTGGACCTATGCCACATACCGTCCGACAAGCACCGTTGAACTCTTTACTTATCATTTGAAAACGGGGCTGTTCACAGCCTCGGCCGTCATCATTCTGTTTGGGCTGATGATCTCTTTCTTATTCTCCAAACAGCTCTATGTTCCTATTAAACAGCTGATGGCCAGAATCGGCAGCTACCAGCCGGCTCATTCTCCGCATTCCCGGGGGAATGAGTATAAGATTATCGGAGATACCTTATCCCTTATGAAGGATAAGATCGTGGATCTGGAGTCGCAGGCCAGGAAGAATGAGATCATCAATCTGCTGCTCGGGGTTGGCCAGAATGAGGAGCAGCCGGACCTTGTACTGCCCGATACTGCGTACTGCGCAGCCTATCTTCAGCTTACCGAAGGAGAATCGGAGGGACTGAAAGCCAGATATGAGCTCTGCAGCACGCTTCCGGGAGAATTCTTCACTATCAACGCCAGAGAAGCGGTCATTCTGTACTATTTGGAAGAAAGTCAGGATTGCGGTCTGTCCGTTCTGGTAAGCGATCTGCAGAGTTTGCAGCGGAATTCCGGTGAGGGGCTTATATTTCAGGCAGCCATTGGCCGGCCGGTACAAACGGCTGAAGAGATCCCGGGTTCCTACCAGACCGCGCAGCAGGCCGGCCGGTATCATTTCATCTACGGCAAACATACGGTAATTACTTATGATAAGATCCACTCCCTGAGTGCGGAGCCGATCCTCTTCAACTTCGAGCATTACCGCAATGCCTTGAAGGCCGGCGACCTTAAAGGGGTAAATGAGTTCCTGGATGGCTTTGTTTCCGCATTGCATAAGGAGGAGGTACAGATTGATGCCGCTGAGCTGGCTGTGTTTCAGCTGATCGCCCAGCTGTACCAGTGTGTAATTGAGCTGAAATTGCCGCAGCTGCTTCCGTATTCCAATCTGTTTGACGAACTGAAGAAGGATACGCTTCACGGGACGATGTCCAGCATCCGGACGCTGTGTGCAGACATTGCCGAGCGGATGAATGTTGAAGGCAATCATGCCCATGCGGAGGTGATCCGTACAATTAAGGCTTATATATCGGACCATCTGCATGAAGACTTATCCTTGCAGATTCTGTCCCGGGAGGTCTTACTGGCACCGGCTTATATCTCCAGCCTGTTCAGTGAGGCCACAAAAAGCCCGTTCACTGAATATGTAACGAAGCTAAGGCTGGAGAAGGCGGCCGAGCTGCTGATTGCTGATTCCCGGCTGTCCATTGCAGCCATCGCTGAGCAGGTAGGCTACCGCAATCCGCAATACTTCCATAGTAAGTTCAAAGCACGGTACGGGGTTACCCCTGTGCAATACCGGAAATCGCATAAGGAGCATGGGGACTGGCTCGCATTGGAGAACTGA
- a CDS encoding ABC transporter ATP-binding protein, translating into MNLTVDHLAVSLSNVNIVKDVSLKVRNKQFVGLIGPNGCGKSTLLKSIYKVIKPRQGDVFLSDLDVVKSSPRLVAQKLGVVGQFNELSFDFTVREMVAMGRTPHKKLLDNDNRADTEIVAGALRKVNLESHADRSYNSLSGGEKQRVILARVLAQQPEFMILDEPTNHLDIKYQLQILNIVRKLDIGILAALHDLTLAAEYCDYLYVMKQGQVAASGKPEDILTKELIGQVFDVVCETYRNPVTGALGIAYLETR; encoded by the coding sequence ATGAACTTAACTGTTGATCATCTGGCCGTCTCTTTGTCTAATGTGAATATTGTAAAAGATGTATCGCTCAAGGTCCGGAACAAGCAATTTGTCGGCCTGATCGGTCCGAACGGCTGCGGCAAATCGACGCTGCTAAAGAGCATCTATAAGGTGATTAAGCCCCGGCAGGGCGATGTCTTCCTCTCAGATCTGGACGTGGTGAAGTCAAGCCCTAGGCTGGTTGCCCAAAAGCTGGGTGTGGTCGGCCAGTTCAACGAACTGAGCTTCGACTTCACTGTCCGCGAAATGGTCGCAATGGGCCGGACCCCGCACAAAAAACTGCTCGACAATGACAACCGAGCGGACACAGAGATCGTCGCAGGTGCACTGCGTAAGGTCAATCTGGAGAGTCACGCCGACCGGAGCTATAACTCACTCTCCGGAGGAGAGAAGCAGCGTGTGATCCTCGCCCGCGTCCTGGCCCAGCAGCCGGAATTCATGATTCTTGATGAACCGACCAACCATCTGGATATCAAATACCAGCTGCAGATTCTTAACATTGTGAGAAAACTGGATATCGGTATCCTCGCCGCGCTCCATGACCTTACCCTGGCCGCCGAATACTGCGATTATCTGTATGTTATGAAGCAGGGACAGGTGGCCGCCAGCGGCAAACCGGAGGATATTCTGACCAAGGAACTGATCGGTCAAGTCTTTGATGTTGTCTGTGAGACTTACCGCAACCCGGTCACCGGAGCGCTTGGCATTGCTTATCTGGAGACGAGGTAA
- a CDS encoding iron ABC transporter permease, translating to MAVTLILLIIMILSAGAAVSFGQVDIPVSQSYRILLHQITGIQIGDIQDLTSGSFVDIIWKIRFPRVLMAMFIGAGLTLCGTIMQAAVQNPLADPYILGISSGGSLGATFAILVGFGSMGLLGQTGVAFWAFAGAVGASLLVLLLANAGGKMTSVKLVLAGMVINALCTAFANFIVYFANNAEGIKTVTFWTMGSLAASSWDKLPLIAFAVMLATVFFLMQFRILNAMLLGDEAAVTLGVSLGLYRKTYMIITALITGIMVASCGMIGFVGLIIPHLVRGLAGSDHRRLLPAAVLFGAIFLIWTDVIARTIVPNVELPIGIITALIGAPMFMYMLVKKGYAFGGKS from the coding sequence ATGGCCGTTACCCTCATCTTATTGATTATTATGATTCTCTCGGCAGGCGCTGCCGTCTCGTTCGGACAAGTAGATATCCCTGTGTCACAGTCTTACCGGATTCTCCTCCATCAGATTACAGGTATTCAAATAGGTGATATTCAGGATCTGACCTCCGGTTCTTTCGTAGATATTATCTGGAAGATCCGTTTCCCTCGGGTGCTTATGGCAATGTTCATCGGCGCAGGCCTTACCCTCTGTGGGACGATTATGCAGGCTGCGGTACAGAACCCGTTAGCTGACCCATACATACTAGGTATCTCTTCAGGCGGCTCGCTCGGTGCAACGTTCGCCATTCTCGTCGGCTTTGGCTCAATGGGGCTGCTCGGGCAGACAGGCGTAGCCTTCTGGGCATTTGCCGGTGCCGTCGGCGCTTCGCTGCTTGTCCTGCTTCTGGCCAACGCCGGCGGCAAAATGACCTCCGTCAAGCTGGTGCTGGCCGGTATGGTCATTAACGCTTTATGCACCGCCTTTGCTAACTTCATTGTCTACTTTGCCAACAACGCCGAGGGTATTAAGACGGTTACCTTCTGGACAATGGGCAGCCTCGCTGCTTCGAGCTGGGATAAGCTGCCGCTGATCGCATTCGCCGTTATGCTTGCCACTGTATTTTTCCTGATGCAGTTCCGCATTCTGAACGCTATGCTGCTTGGCGACGAAGCTGCAGTTACACTCGGTGTGTCCTTAGGCCTCTATCGTAAAACCTACATGATCATCACCGCACTGATTACCGGCATCATGGTGGCAAGCTGCGGTATGATCGGTTTCGTAGGCCTGATTATTCCCCATCTGGTACGGGGGCTGGCCGGCTCTGACCACCGCAGGCTCCTGCCAGCAGCGGTACTGTTCGGCGCCATATTCCTGATCTGGACGGATGTCATTGCCCGGACCATTGTTCCGAATGTAGAGCTTCCGATCGGAATCATCACCGCCTTAATCGGCGCGCCGATGTTCATGTACATGCTGGTCAAAAAAGGCTACGCGTTTGGAGGGAAATCCTAA
- a CDS encoding ABC transporter substrate-binding protein: MMRIFKRYAPLLAVLLLTAILSACSSNTQNKNAAAATEAPANSAESVAEATAVPSTKTIYPLTIENYTNSGEGTEWKAKAQIFDKAPEKVVANTQGAAELLIKLGLTDKMAGVAALYGAGDPDVQGEFKNIPVISENYASKELVVGASPDLVLGRADLFADADWGVGTVEGLNGLGIRTYLQNTSVKGATLDSLYKDIEQLGQIFDVQENAAAYISELKQRAQTLQEGSAASKAKTFAYVSDGGNGAIAIYSGNIDTFAGDVLGLLGLTNSFGDVTGDISKEQLLATNPDVLLLSVYTGGVAPEETLKAFYADSSLQSLNAVKNKAIYQIDFNQFWGYSYSIFNGAEKLLADILANQ; encoded by the coding sequence ATGATGAGAATATTCAAAAGATATGCACCGCTGCTGGCAGTCCTGCTGCTAACGGCAATACTCTCCGCTTGTTCGTCGAACACACAGAATAAGAATGCGGCTGCGGCCACAGAGGCCCCTGCAAACAGCGCTGAATCCGTTGCGGAAGCAACTGCTGTGCCAAGCACGAAGACCATATACCCGCTCACCATTGAGAATTACACGAACAGCGGGGAAGGCACTGAATGGAAGGCCAAAGCGCAGATTTTTGACAAGGCGCCTGAAAAAGTCGTAGCCAATACCCAGGGAGCAGCTGAGCTGCTGATTAAACTGGGCTTGACGGATAAAATGGCAGGGGTTGCCGCGCTGTATGGTGCAGGTGATCCGGATGTCCAGGGAGAGTTCAAGAACATTCCTGTAATCTCCGAGAACTATGCCAGCAAAGAGCTGGTGGTCGGGGCAAGCCCGGATCTGGTGCTGGGACGCGCCGACCTGTTTGCCGATGCTGACTGGGGCGTTGGAACCGTTGAGGGCTTGAACGGGCTGGGGATCAGAACATACCTGCAGAATACCAGCGTTAAGGGAGCTACTCTGGACAGTCTGTACAAGGATATTGAGCAGCTCGGCCAAATCTTTGATGTGCAGGAGAATGCTGCAGCTTATATCAGTGAACTGAAGCAGCGTGCGCAGACGCTTCAAGAGGGTTCTGCAGCCAGCAAAGCGAAGACATTTGCTTATGTATCTGACGGAGGAAACGGGGCAATTGCCATTTATAGCGGCAACATTGATACTTTTGCCGGCGATGTGCTTGGTTTGCTGGGTCTCACTAACAGCTTCGGCGATGTTACAGGCGATATCAGCAAAGAACAGCTGCTGGCAACCAACCCGGATGTCCTGCTGCTCTCTGTGTACACCGGAGGCGTTGCTCCTGAAGAGACACTGAAGGCATTCTATGCCGATTCTTCCCTGCAAAGCCTGAATGCGGTCAAGAATAAGGCGATCTATCAGATCGACTTCAACCAGTTCTGGGGCTACAGCTATTCTATCTTTAACGGAGCGGAGAAGCTTCTAGCGGATATCCTGGCTAACCAGTAA
- a CDS encoding ABC transporter permease subunit, translating to MTSLVTPEGKARTGRSTSKIAAVWKEYKKCRYLFLLLTPVLIWYAVFAYSPLYGIQLAFKDFRIMDGIWGSPWAGLKHFKFLFLQSPDFFKILGNTLVISIYHIVFGFPAPIILALMINEIRSSKFKKVAQSLTYLPHFFSWVILGGILITLLSPSTGVVNYLITLVGLEPIYFLGDPNYFRFTLVTSAIWKEVGWGTIIYLAALTGISPDLYEAAVMDGANRWKQTLRITLPSILPVIVLMLILRMGGILDAGFDQILNLYSPATYEVADILDTYVYRVGLQNFQFSLTTAVGLFKNVIAFMLVLFTNYISKKLGQDGLF from the coding sequence ATGACCTCGCTTGTCACTCCGGAGGGGAAAGCCCGGACCGGAAGGAGCACATCAAAGATCGCAGCAGTATGGAAAGAATACAAAAAATGCAGGTATCTCTTTCTGCTGCTTACACCGGTGCTAATCTGGTATGCCGTATTCGCCTATTCCCCTTTGTATGGGATACAGCTGGCCTTTAAGGATTTTCGGATCATGGACGGAATCTGGGGCAGCCCGTGGGCCGGACTCAAGCATTTCAAATTTCTGTTTCTGCAATCACCTGATTTCTTCAAGATTCTGGGGAATACGCTTGTTATCAGTATCTATCATATTGTGTTCGGCTTTCCCGCCCCCATTATCCTAGCGCTCATGATCAATGAGATCCGGTCGTCCAAATTTAAAAAAGTGGCTCAGTCCCTCACCTATCTGCCCCATTTCTTCTCCTGGGTCATTCTGGGCGGGATTCTGATCACCCTGCTCTCTCCGTCGACCGGTGTGGTGAACTATCTGATTACCCTGGTCGGACTCGAGCCGATCTATTTTCTGGGTGATCCTAATTATTTCCGGTTTACGCTGGTAACCTCGGCGATCTGGAAGGAAGTAGGCTGGGGAACCATTATCTATCTGGCCGCGCTGACGGGCATTTCCCCTGATCTGTATGAGGCTGCTGTTATGGACGGGGCGAACCGGTGGAAGCAGACGCTCAGGATCACTCTGCCGTCTATACTCCCGGTTATTGTGCTGATGCTGATTTTGCGGATGGGCGGAATTCTGGATGCCGGCTTTGACCAGATTCTGAACCTGTACTCGCCTGCGACCTATGAAGTGGCTGATATTCTGGATACCTATGTCTACCGGGTCGGCTTGCAGAATTTTCAATTCAGTCTGACTACTGCGGTGGGATTATTCAAGAATGTGATAGCCTTCATGCTGGTGCTGTTCACCAACTATATCTCGAAGAAGCTGGGGCAGGACGGATTATTCTAA
- a CDS encoding carbohydrate ABC transporter permease: MRLGKGNMLFQIFLITFMVILCVIMLYPFVHMLSISFSTPAESLRLGIHLYPKQVSLYAWERVLGKNDIWIGFGNTLFRTVVGTVCSVLFMSMGAYPLSRRYLPHRNIFTLLIVFTMFFGGGLIPTYFLIKNLGLLDTRAVYILPGLVSTFSMLILRNFFQAIPDELEDSAKIDGANDLRILFQIVLPLSLPVLATLSLWSAVGHWNAWFDAVLYIQDPNKQVLTTFLRRVVITGEDLSMYASGTTNTALGYQEPIKAATLMFTALPIIIVYPFLQKYFVKGTMVGSLKG; encoded by the coding sequence GTGAGACTAGGCAAAGGGAATATGTTATTTCAAATTTTTCTGATTACGTTCATGGTGATCCTCTGTGTGATCATGTTATATCCATTTGTTCATATGCTGTCGATTTCGTTCAGTACCCCTGCGGAGTCGTTAAGACTGGGCATCCATCTGTATCCTAAGCAGGTCTCCTTATATGCCTGGGAGCGGGTCCTCGGGAAAAATGATATCTGGATCGGATTCGGCAATACCCTCTTCAGAACCGTCGTCGGTACCGTATGTTCCGTTCTGTTTATGTCGATGGGCGCCTACCCGCTGTCAAGAAGGTATTTGCCTCACCGCAATATCTTTACGCTGCTGATTGTATTTACGATGTTCTTCGGCGGCGGCCTGATTCCAACTTATTTCCTCATCAAGAACCTCGGGCTGCTGGATACCCGGGCGGTATACATATTGCCGGGGCTGGTCAGCACCTTTTCCATGCTAATCCTGCGCAATTTCTTTCAGGCGATCCCGGATGAGCTGGAGGATTCAGCCAAAATTGACGGGGCCAACGACCTGCGGATTCTGTTTCAGATTGTATTGCCTTTGTCCCTGCCGGTTCTGGCTACACTCTCTCTATGGTCGGCGGTCGGGCACTGGAATGCCTGGTTTGATGCTGTGCTCTATATCCAGGACCCTAACAAGCAAGTGCTGACCACCTTTTTACGGAGGGTCGTCATTACGGGAGAGGATCTGTCCATGTATGCCTCCGGCACAACCAATACCGCACTCGGCTATCAGGAGCCCATCAAGGCAGCTACGCTGATGTTTACAGCTCTGCCGATTATCATTGTCTATCCGTTCCTGCAAAAATATTTCGTTAAAGGTACGATGGTAGGCTCGCTCAAAGGTTAA